The following coding sequences are from one Leptolyngbya sp. NIES-3755 window:
- a CDS encoding hypothetical protein (hypothetical protein UU5_08218;~similar to AA sequence:cyanobase_aa:LBDG_30220): MGERKLRRDDRLAVLIDGDNESANLIEPLLEEVAKYGTANVKRVYGDWTGNQLNGWKSKLHKYAIQPIQQYNYVPGKNATDSALIIDAMDLLYTGNFDGFCLVSSDSDFTKLACRLREAGLFVYGFGRKKTPTSFQKACDKFTYTEIFVAEDIQAGFGTRQIDRESPQAKCEPSGEQEPVNKELTDLLRRAYEATAGEDGLAELGALGSQINKISSSFDPRNYGYKKLRLLVRDIGLFEVQEIPGKQNPLAKVVYIKLKG; the protein is encoded by the coding sequence GTGGGAGAGCGAAAACTGAGAAGAGATGATCGACTAGCCGTTCTAATCGATGGAGACAACGAAAGCGCAAACTTGATCGAACCGCTACTGGAAGAGGTGGCTAAATATGGAACTGCAAACGTTAAGCGGGTTTACGGAGATTGGACAGGCAATCAGTTAAACGGTTGGAAGAGCAAGCTGCATAAATATGCTATTCAGCCGATTCAGCAGTACAACTATGTACCTGGTAAGAATGCAACTGATAGCGCCTTGATTATTGATGCAATGGACTTGCTATACACAGGAAATTTTGATGGATTTTGCCTAGTGTCGAGTGACAGCGATTTTACGAAGCTTGCTTGCAGATTGAGAGAAGCTGGATTGTTCGTCTACGGATTTGGGCGTAAGAAGACACCTACCTCCTTTCAAAAAGCGTGTGATAAGTTCACTTACACTGAGATTTTTGTAGCAGAGGATATTCAAGCCGGTTTTGGGACAAGGCAGATTGATCGAGAGTCACCTCAAGCAAAGTGTGAGCCTTCAGGAGAACAAGAGCCAGTCAATAAAGAATTAACTGATTTACTCAGACGAGCTTATGAGGCGACGGCAGGAGAAGACGGATTAGCGGAATTAGGAGCGCTCGGCTCTCAGATCAACAAAATCTCGTCGTCTTTTGATCCTAGAAACTATGGATACAAGAAACTTCGATTGCTCGTTCGAGATATCGGCTTATTCGAGGTTCAAGAAATTCCTGGTAAGCAGAACCCACTTGCTAAGGTGGTGTATATCAAACTGAAAGGGTAG
- a CDS encoding hypothetical protein (similar to AA sequence:cyanobase_aa:LBDG_55680): MVKTVYSAMLDNKTPPDVVIQAEPRQPESDPTLGIPVQVDRQSTPKHRLVAIGDSLTHGFQSGAIFQTNLSYAAMIAHELGWKDFRYPTYKSPSDGLPLNLESLSRSLEQQFGNQLKWWEIPFALLNVRSFLDQSEDYWERGAGSQFSNKGEINHNLAVYGWDLRNTLSRNADICLEILQNNPPKDNFIKQVVDHHNERAAIRVLDTARDTNQKALTPLQAAQALSDEEIETLIVFIGANNALGSILTFNVKWSDVGYDDMDINDQYTVWRPIHFQAELNLIVEQVKQIRARHVIWCTVPHVTIAPFARGVGEKVTSQSRYFPYYTQFWIKDKPFDPSKHPHLTANEARAIDSAIDQYNDSIANAVREGRKQGRDWYLFEMVGLLDRLAARRFFNQPQVQPEWWTYYELPPALQALDPVPDSRFFQSNAQGRIEGGLFSLDGIHATTIGYGIIAQELIKVMELAGVEFYDAQGQKRSGEVQINFDRLIALDTLISRPPRLVQDLINTIGWFDSTFSVMNNVLRSNY, translated from the coding sequence ATGGTAAAAACTGTATATTCAGCAATGCTTGATAACAAAACCCCACCTGATGTCGTTATTCAAGCAGAGCCGCGTCAACCTGAATCTGATCCAACTTTGGGAATTCCAGTCCAAGTCGATCGACAAAGTACACCAAAACATCGATTAGTCGCGATCGGCGATTCGCTTACTCATGGTTTTCAAAGTGGTGCAATCTTCCAAACAAATCTTTCCTATGCCGCCATGATTGCTCATGAACTAGGCTGGAAAGATTTTCGCTACCCGACCTACAAGAGTCCGAGCGATGGACTTCCGCTGAATTTAGAATCACTATCTCGAAGTTTAGAGCAACAATTTGGTAATCAATTGAAATGGTGGGAGATTCCATTCGCATTGTTGAATGTGCGAAGTTTTCTCGATCAGAGCGAAGACTATTGGGAACGCGGTGCAGGATCACAATTTTCAAATAAAGGTGAAATCAATCACAATTTGGCTGTGTACGGATGGGACTTACGAAATACGCTTTCTCGAAATGCAGATATTTGTTTAGAAATTCTACAGAACAATCCGCCCAAAGATAACTTCATTAAACAAGTTGTTGATCATCATAATGAACGTGCCGCGATTCGAGTTTTGGATACAGCGCGAGATACAAATCAGAAAGCATTAACACCACTTCAAGCTGCACAAGCACTCTCCGATGAAGAGATTGAAACTCTGATTGTTTTTATCGGAGCGAACAATGCGCTTGGTAGCATTTTAACCTTCAATGTGAAGTGGTCAGATGTTGGTTACGATGACATGGACATCAACGATCAATACACGGTGTGGCGACCCATTCACTTTCAAGCAGAGCTTAATTTGATTGTTGAACAAGTAAAACAGATTCGCGCTCGTCACGTCATTTGGTGTACCGTTCCGCACGTCACGATCGCGCCATTCGCTCGCGGTGTCGGTGAAAAAGTCACATCACAATCGCGTTACTTCCCTTACTACACTCAGTTCTGGATCAAAGATAAGCCTTTCGATCCTTCCAAACATCCTCATTTGACAGCGAACGAAGCAAGAGCGATCGATAGTGCGATCGACCAATACAATGATTCAATTGCCAACGCGGTTCGAGAAGGACGGAAGCAAGGACGAGATTGGTACTTATTTGAAATGGTGGGGTTGCTCGACCGACTAGCCGCTCGTCGCTTTTTCAATCAACCCCAGGTACAACCAGAGTGGTGGACTTACTACGAATTGCCACCTGCGCTCCAAGCTTTGGACCCCGTTCCCGATTCAAGATTCTTCCAATCAAATGCACAAGGACGAATCGAAGGGGGATTGTTCTCGCTTGATGGCATTCATGCAACCACGATCGGCTATGGCATCATTGCTCAAGAATTAATCAAAGTGATGGAGCTTGCTGGAGTCGAGTTTTATGATGCCCAAGGACAAAAGCGATCAGGAGAAGTGCAGATTAATTTCGATCGTTTAATTGCGCTCGATACTTTGATCTCCCGACCCCCTCGACTCGTGCAAGACCTGATTAATACAATCGGATGGTTCGATAGTACCTTTAGTGTGATGAACAATGTGCTGCGATCGAACTACTAG